The following DNA comes from Caulobacter sp. X.
AAATCCCGGAGTTTCCCATGCGTCCGTCCGAACGCGCCCCCGACCAGATGCGCGCCGTCACGCTGGAAACCGGCGTCAACCGCTACGCCGAAGGCTCATGCCTGATCTCGTTTGGCCACACCAAGGTGCTGGTCACCGCCACGGTCGAGGAGAACCTGCCGGGCTGGCTGCGCAACAAGGGCCAGGGCTGGGTCACCGCCGAGTACGGCATGCTGCCGCGCGCTACCCACAGCCGCGGTCGCCGCGAGGCCGCCGCCGGCAAGCAGAGCGGCCGCACCCAGGAAATCCAGCGCCTGATCGGCCGTTCCCTGCGCGCGGTCGTCGACCTCAAGGCCCTGGGCGAGCGCCAGATCACGCTGGACTGCGACGTCGTGCAGGCCGACGGCGGCACCCGCACCGCCTCGATCACCGGCGCCTGGGTCGCCCTGCGCCTGGCGACCAAGTACCTGCTGGACGAGGGCGTGCTGAAGACCGACCCGATCATCGGCCAGGTGGCCGCCGTCTCGTGCGGCGTCTTCAATGACACGCCTGTCCTCGACCTGGACTACGAAGAAGACTCCAGCGCCGAGGCCGACAGCAACTTCGTGCTGACCAACGCCGGCGACATCGTCGAAATCCAGGCGACCGGCGAGAAGCGCGGCTTCACCCGCGCCGAGTTCGAGGCGCTGTACGGCTTGGCTGAAAAGGGCATTGGCGAGCTGTTCACCCTGCAGCGCGCGGCGATCGAGGGCTAACCCCCTCTCGTCGGGCCCCTCTTGTCGGGAAAGGCGCCAGGACCCAGATTCAAATCCTGAAGATCAGGAGTTCTGCTTGCCCACCCCGTTCGAAGGTTACGAAGTCGAAGCGCGCCTGCGTCCGTCGGCCGAAGCCTATCGGTTCGACCTCGACCAGACGCTGGCCAGCGTCGTGGCGCTTGAGGCGAAGGTCCCGGCCGACGCCTACACCGCCGCGATCCTGGGGACCGAGCGTGTCGGCAACGGCGTCGTCATCGGGCCCTCGGGACTGGTGCTGACCATGGCCTATCTGATCACAGAGGCCGAAGAGGTCGTGCTGACCCGCAATGACGGCCGCCGTGTTCCGGCTCACGTGCTGGGCCTCGACAGTCGTTCGGGTCTTGGCCTGGTTCAGGCGCTGGAGCCGCTGGACCTGCCGGTCATCACCCTGGGAAGCGCCCAGGATCTCGAAGCGGGCGCGCCCGTCATCGCCGCCGGCGCGGGCGGTCGCGCCCACGCCGCCGCCAGCAAGGTCCTGGCCCGCATCCCGTTCGCCGGCTACTGGGAGTACCTGCTGGACGAGGCGATCATCACCGCGCCCGCGCATCCGCACTGGAGCGGCGCGGCGCTGATCGGCCCCAAGGGAGACCTCGTTGGCCTGGGTTCACTGACGCTGGAGGGCCGCGACCAGAACGGCGACACGCGCCCGCTCAATATGTTCGTGCCCGCAGAACTGCTGCCGCCGATCCTCGACGACTTGGCGCGCGGACGCTCGCCGCACCCGCCCCGGCCTTGGCTGGGGGTCTTCGCGCAGGAAATGGAGAACCATGTCGTGGTCGTGGGCATCTCGCCCAAGGGTCCCGCGGCGCGCGCCGAGATCAAGCCCGGCGACCTGATCCTGGCTGTCGACGGCAAGCCCGTCTCGGATCTGACCGAATTCTACGCCGTCATGTGGAGCCTGGGCGAAGCTGGCGTGACCGTGCCCCTCAAGATTCTGCGTGAGGGCGACGCCTTCGAGGTGGAAGTCCGGTCGATGGACCGCAACAGCCTGCTGAAGAAACGACGGCTGAACTAGTCTTCCTCATAACCGGCGGGCGGGCCGCTTTCGAAAGTCAGCAGGTCTCCCGGCTGGCATTGCAGCTCTCGGCACAGGGCGTCCAGGGTCGAGAACCGCACCGCCCGGGCCTTGCCGGTCTTCAGGATCGACAGGTTGGCGATCGTTACACCCACCCGGTCAGACAGTTCCGTCAGCGACATGCGGCGGTCCAGCAGCACGCGGTCAAGGTTTACGCGGACGGGCATAGAAAAATCGCTCCGGGTCAGATCGTCAGTTCGGCTTCGCGACGAAGGCGCGCGCCTTCGCGGAACACCTCGGCCAGCACGAACACCACCAGCACCGAGAACCAGGCGGTCAGGGTGAAGCTGTCGTCGATGACCTTGGTCTTGGGGGCCAGCCAGCGGGCCATGCCTGAGAAGACGTAGCGGCCGACCTCGAGCCCCGCGAGCACCAGGCCGATCAGGCGCAGCCGCACGACATTGTCGGGGTGGAAGGGGTCGCCGGCGGTCAGGGTCGCGAAGATCTTGCGCAGGCGCTCGACGATCACCATCCAGCCGCCCAGCAGCAGCGCCCAGGCGGCCAGGGCGCCGGCGAACAGCGGACCGTCGCGACTGACGGCTTCGACCGCATCGCTGATCGGCAACATCGAGGCCAGCAGTTCTGGATTGAAACTGAACAGCAGGGCGACCAGCGTGAACAGCGACAGAAGGCTGACGAAGATCCAAAGCCCGACGTAGATCACGTCCAGGATGATCTTCAGGAAACTCGAAACGGAGCCTGGCCCCAAGGCGCGCATGGCTGCTCCCCGACAGCGACGCTGAACAGGACGCCCCGCTTCGCGGAAGACGTCAAACGGCGACCTTCGCCGGACTTGGCCCTAGAGCGTCTGCGCCACGAACGCCACGGCCGAGACCGGCACGGCCACGATCAACGCGGCGGTGATGGCGGTCATGACGACCTTGTCGGCGAGGCGGAACAGGCGGGCGGCGGACATCGGGTTTTCCGGTTCAAGAGATGGACGGGCGTCGAACGATCCGGCGCTGTCCACGATCAACAAATAGGACCCGATTTCCGTTCCGCCAATCACGATTATCGAAAAACGATATTAAACTATAGTAATGTTGCGTCGTGGCCCGGCGGCGTGTCCCAGGAGACACAATCAGCTGGCGCTGGGGTCGCTGGCCACCATCGAGCCCCGCTTCGAGACAACCTCGAACCAATCCGCGAGCGCGGGCCGCCCTTGGCGCCAGTCGACGACCTTCCGCGCGTCGAGATAACCAAGCTGGGCCGCGACCGCGATCTCGCCGATGCAGAATCGATCAGCCGACAGGGCCGCGCGCTCGAACAGGTCCAACGCCGCCGCGATGGCCTTCAGCTGGCGATCGAACACGTCCTGACGGTGCTCGCCCTCGGGTCGCATGCGTTCGCGGACGACCAGCAGGGCCGCGTCGCCCATGCCGTCAGCGGCGGCCTCCAGCGTCAGGGCGCGGTGGCGCTCGGGCTGGCGTTCGGGGATCAGGCGGGGCTGGGCCAGTCCATCGAGATAGTCGCAGATCACCGCGGAATCATAGACCGCCTCGCCGTCGTCGGTGACCAGGGTCGGGATCTTGTTCAGCGGGTTCAACGCGCGGACGGCCTCGTCTTGATACGGCGAAGCTGGCTCAAGCGTGATGCGGTCGGCGAGGCCTTTTTCGAGAGCCAGGACACGAACCTTGCGCGCAAATGGCGACAGGGCGGAGTAAAGGAGCCGCATCGAACTGTTTTCCTTAGCTGCCCGGAGGGACGAATGGCGCTGAAGCTTGAGATGGGAATGAAGCTTGTGGCCGCCACCCACAATCCTGGCAAGGTTCCCGAGATCATGGCCCTGCTGGACGGCCGCTTCGAGATCGTCACGGCGGGCCAGCTGGGTCTGCCCGAGCCCGAAGAGACCGAGAGCACCTTCGTCGGCAACGCCCTGCTGAAGGCCCGCCATGCGGCCGACCGGTCGGGCCTTGTCGCCCTGGCCGACGACTCGGGCCTCTCGATCGCCGCGCTCGGCGGCTCTCCCGGCGTCTACTCGGCCCGATGGGCGGGCCCTGGCAAGGACTTCGCCGCGGCCATGCGCAAGGTCGAGGAGCGGCTGGAAGAGACGAGCTCCGACGATCGCTCGGCCTGGTTCACCTCGGCCCTGGCCGTGGCGTGGCCGAACGGCCCGGCCGTCGTCGTCGAAGGCCGCATCGACGGCGCCCTGACCTTCCCGCCGCGCGGCGACCGCGGCTTCGGCTACGACCCGATCTTCGTTCCCGAAGGTCACGAGACGACCTTCGGCGAGATGGAGCCCGCGGCGAAGGACGCCATGAGTCATCGCGCCCGCGCCTTCGCCAAGCTGAAGGCGGCGCTGTTTGAGTGACCGGACGGAACTGGGCGTCTACGTCCACTGGCCCTACTGCGCGCGCATCTGCCCCTATTGCGACTTCAACGTCGTCCGCGACCGGGGCCGGTCCGAAGAGAAGGCGGCGCTCGCCGACGCCATCGTCGCGGACCTTGAGTCCCAGCGCGCCCTGACCGGCGAACGGGCCCTCCTGTCGATCTTTTTCGGTGGGGGCACGCCCTCGCTGATGGATCCGGCGCAGGTCGCCCGGGTGATCGAGACGGCCAAGCGCCTCTGGTCGCCAGCGGATGACCTCGAGATCAGTCTTGAGGCCAATCCGACCGACGCGGAGACCGACCGTTTCGCCGCTCTGGCCGACGCAGGCGTCCAACGGCTGTCGCTTGGCGTCCAGGCGCTTGACGACGCCGCGCTCAAGACCCTGGGCCGCAACCACGACGCCGGCGCCGCGCGGCGGGCCATGGCGGCGGCTCGTCGCGCGTTTCCGCGCCTCTCGATCGATCTGATCTACGCGCGCCCGGGACAATCCGACGCCGCCTGGCGGACCGAGCTGGCGGAGGCCCTGGCGGCGGAGCCGGAACACGTCTCGCCCTATCAACTGACCATCGAGGCGGGAACAGCCTTCGACCGGGCCGTGGGTCGGGGAACGCTGAAGGTCCCGGACGAAGACCTCGCCGCCACGCTGTTCGAGACGACGCAGGAGGTTCTGGAGGCCGCGGGCTTCGACGCCTACGAGGTGTCAAACCATGCCCGGGGCGAGGCGGCCCGCTCCCGGCACAATCTCGTCTACTGGCGGGGCGTGGACTATGTCGGCGTGGGCCCGGGCGCGCACGGACGGCTCGCCCTGCCCGAGGGACGCGCGGCCACCGCGGCCCACCGCGCGATCGGCGACTATGTCGCCGCCGTTGAACGGACGGGACTTGGCTTTGCGAAGGAAATCCTTACGCCAGAAGAGGCCGCCGAGGAGCGGCTGGTGCTGGGCTTGCGAATCGACGCGGGCGTTTCGTTCGACGAAATGACGCCGCTGGATCTAAGACCAGGCACGCCCAAGGTGCGCGATCTCGTAGAGGCGGGCCTGCTGGTCGACGACCCCAATCGTTTGCGCGCGACAAGGGCGGGTCGTCTTGTCCTGGATCGGCTGACAGGCCTGCTTGCGACCTGATATGAGGATGGCCCGCGAAGGTTTAGCGCGGGCGAGTGCTACCAACTAAGATTGAGCGACATCCGAAGGACGCCTGGTTTGAGCCGTCAGCCTCCCCCGCCCGCCCTGTCAGACGCGCCGCTCGCGCCGGGGCTCTACCTGGTGGCGACGCCGATCGGCAATCTGCGCGACATCACCTTGCGCGCCCTGGACGTGCTGGCGGGCTGCGACGTGCTGCTGGCCGAGGACACCCGGGTCACCGGAAAGCTATTGTCCGCCTACGGAATCCGGACGCGGCTGGAGCGCCATGACGAACATGTCGCCGAGCGCGCCATTCCTGGCATCCTCGAGCGCCTCGAAGCGGGGGAGCGCGTCGCGCTGGTCTCCGACGCTGGAACGCCGATGGTGTCCGATCCTGGCTATCGCCTGGCCCGGGAGGCGATCGCGGCCGGCCATCCGGTGATCCCGATCCCCGGCGCCTCGGCGGCGCTCGCGGCCCTGACGCTCGCCGGCCTGCCGACGGACCGCTTTCTGTTCGCCGGCTTCCCGCCGCCCAAGAGCGCCGCGCGCCGCACCTTCCTGGAAGAGTTCGCCAATGTCCGCGCGACCCTGATCTTCTATGAAGGCGCGTCCCGGGTCGCCGACTCCCTTGCCGACATGGCGGCCGTATTCGGCCCAAGGCCGGCCGCAGTGTGCCGGGAGCTGACGAAGCTATACGAGACCTGCGTACGCGGAAGCCTTGCGGAGCTGGCCGCTGATCCCCGGTTCGACGCGCCCAAGGGCGAGATCGTCATCCTGGTCGGCCCCGGGGTCGAGAAGGCCGCCAGCGCGGATGACGTCGACGCCGCCCTGCGGGAGGCGCTCTCCAGGCTCCCGCTCGGCGAGGCGGCCTCCGAGGTCGCCAAGGCCTTTGGCCTGTCGCGCAAGGACCTCTATCGTCAGGCGCTCGCCCTCAAGGAGGCCGCGGGATGACGGCCAGCGCGCGCCAGATCCGGGGCGCGGCGGCGCGTAAGCTCGGCCGGCGCGCCGAGGTCCTGGCCGCGCTGTGGCTGATGGCCAAGGGCTATCGGATCCTAGGCTTCCGCCTGGCGACGCCTCTGGGCGAAATCGACCTTCTGGCGCAACGCGGCGGCGTCCTGGCCGTTGTGGAGGTCAAGCAACGGGCCACCATCGAGGACGCTCTGGACGCCGTGACGCCCACCCAGCGCGATCGCCTACGCCGCGCCGCCGCTCATCTAACCGCGCACCGGGCCGGCCTGCGCGCGCTTGAAACACGTCTCGACCTGATCGCCTTGTCGCCCGGCCGGGCGCCGCGCCATCTGCCCGACGCGTGGGGAGCCGAGCTCTCCCAAGGCGGTTGCCTATGACGCGCGACGAGGCCGAGGACATCCTCACCCGAGCCGGCCAGGGGTCCGACGAGGGTTTCCCACTGTTCGAAGCGGCTCTGGCCTGCGCCGTGCACGACGATCCCAGCCGCGACACCGCCCCGGCCGAGGCTCTGGCCGCCGAGGCGATCGAGCGCCTGCGCCGGCGACTGGAAACGGAGTCGCCAGAGGAGGCGATCGCCGAGGCGCTGGCGGGCGACCTGCGCCTGACGGGCGACGTTCTGACCTACGATCACCCGGACAACGCCGACGTGATCGCCATCGCCCACCGGCGCAAGGGGCTGCCCGTGGCGCTGGGCGTCTTCTACCTGCACGCGGCTCGCGCCGTCGGACTGGAGGTTCACGGCGTCGACTTCCCGGGGCACTTCCTGTTGCGGATTGAGACCGACGAAGGGCCGCTGGCGCTGGATCCCTTCAGCGAAGGCCGCGTGGTCCTGCCCTCGGAACTGTCCCGGCGCGCGCTTCGCACCGGCCTGATGCCGGATGTCGCCGCGCGGCTGGAACTGCTGATGGCCCCGATCTCGGATCGCGCCGTGCTGATCCGCTTGCAGAACAACATCTTCGCTCGGGCCCAGCAGGCCAAGGACTGGGTGCGGGCCG
Coding sequences within:
- the rsmI gene encoding 16S rRNA (cytidine(1402)-2'-O)-methyltransferase, whose amino-acid sequence is MSRQPPPPALSDAPLAPGLYLVATPIGNLRDITLRALDVLAGCDVLLAEDTRVTGKLLSAYGIRTRLERHDEHVAERAIPGILERLEAGERVALVSDAGTPMVSDPGYRLAREAIAAGHPVIPIPGASAALAALTLAGLPTDRFLFAGFPPPKSAARRTFLEEFANVRATLIFYEGASRVADSLADMAAVFGPRPAAVCRELTKLYETCVRGSLAELAADPRFDAPKGEIVILVGPGVEKAASADDVDAALREALSRLPLGEAASEVAKAFGLSRKDLYRQALALKEAAG
- a CDS encoding S1C family serine protease; this translates as MPTPFEGYEVEARLRPSAEAYRFDLDQTLASVVALEAKVPADAYTAAILGTERVGNGVVIGPSGLVLTMAYLITEAEEVVLTRNDGRRVPAHVLGLDSRSGLGLVQALEPLDLPVITLGSAQDLEAGAPVIAAGAGGRAHAAASKVLARIPFAGYWEYLLDEAIITAPAHPHWSGAALIGPKGDLVGLGSLTLEGRDQNGDTRPLNMFVPAELLPPILDDLARGRSPHPPRPWLGVFAQEMENHVVVVGISPKGPAARAEIKPGDLILAVDGKPVSDLTEFYAVMWSLGEAGVTVPLKILREGDAFEVEVRSMDRNSLLKKRRLN
- a CDS encoding YraN family protein, producing the protein MTASARQIRGAAARKLGRRAEVLAALWLMAKGYRILGFRLATPLGEIDLLAQRGGVLAVVEVKQRATIEDALDAVTPTQRDRLRRAAAHLTAHRAGLRALETRLDLIALSPGRAPRHLPDAWGAELSQGGCL
- the hemW gene encoding radical SAM family heme chaperone HemW; this encodes MSDRTELGVYVHWPYCARICPYCDFNVVRDRGRSEEKAALADAIVADLESQRALTGERALLSIFFGGGTPSLMDPAQVARVIETAKRLWSPADDLEISLEANPTDAETDRFAALADAGVQRLSLGVQALDDAALKTLGRNHDAGAARRAMAAARRAFPRLSIDLIYARPGQSDAAWRTELAEALAAEPEHVSPYQLTIEAGTAFDRAVGRGTLKVPDEDLAATLFETTQEVLEAAGFDAYEVSNHARGEAARSRHNLVYWRGVDYVGVGPGAHGRLALPEGRAATAAHRAIGDYVAAVERTGLGFAKEILTPEEAAEERLVLGLRIDAGVSFDEMTPLDLRPGTPKVRDLVEAGLLVDDPNRLRATRAGRLVLDRLTGLLAT
- the rdgB gene encoding RdgB/HAM1 family non-canonical purine NTP pyrophosphatase, which encodes MALKLEMGMKLVAATHNPGKVPEIMALLDGRFEIVTAGQLGLPEPEETESTFVGNALLKARHAADRSGLVALADDSGLSIAALGGSPGVYSARWAGPGKDFAAAMRKVEERLEETSSDDRSAWFTSALAVAWPNGPAVVVEGRIDGALTFPPRGDRGFGYDPIFVPEGHETTFGEMEPAAKDAMSHRARAFAKLKAALFE
- a CDS encoding helix-turn-helix transcriptional regulator yields the protein MPVRVNLDRVLLDRRMSLTELSDRVGVTIANLSILKTGKARAVRFSTLDALCRELQCQPGDLLTFESGPPAGYEED
- the rph gene encoding ribonuclease PH, whose amino-acid sequence is MRPSERAPDQMRAVTLETGVNRYAEGSCLISFGHTKVLVTATVEENLPGWLRNKGQGWVTAEYGMLPRATHSRGRREAAAGKQSGRTQEIQRLIGRSLRAVVDLKALGERQITLDCDVVQADGGTRTASITGAWVALRLATKYLLDEGVLKTDPIIGQVAAVSCGVFNDTPVLDLDYEEDSSAEADSNFVLTNAGDIVEIQATGEKRGFTRAEFEALYGLAEKGIGELFTLQRAAIEG
- a CDS encoding DUF2975 domain-containing protein, yielding MRALGPGSVSSFLKIILDVIYVGLWIFVSLLSLFTLVALLFSFNPELLASMLPISDAVEAVSRDGPLFAGALAAWALLLGGWMVIVERLRKIFATLTAGDPFHPDNVVRLRLIGLVLAGLEVGRYVFSGMARWLAPKTKVIDDSFTLTAWFSVLVVFVLAEVFREGARLRREAELTI
- a CDS encoding SirB1 family protein — encoded protein: MTRDEAEDILTRAGQGSDEGFPLFEAALACAVHDDPSRDTAPAEALAAEAIERLRRRLETESPEEAIAEALAGDLRLTGDVLTYDHPDNADVIAIAHRRKGLPVALGVFYLHAARAVGLEVHGVDFPGHFLLRIETDEGPLALDPFSEGRVVLPSELSRRALRTGLMPDVAARLELLMAPISDRAVLIRLQNNIFARAQQAKDWVRAERSALRRALLNPNDHRPWLDVAAAREGQGALAGALQALSRAQVLDGGAAMAARAARERMRMRLN
- a CDS encoding glutathione S-transferase N-terminal domain-containing protein, which gives rise to MRLLYSALSPFARKVRVLALEKGLADRITLEPASPYQDEAVRALNPLNKIPTLVTDDGEAVYDSAVICDYLDGLAQPRLIPERQPERHRALTLEAAADGMGDAALLVVRERMRPEGEHRQDVFDRQLKAIAAALDLFERAALSADRFCIGEIAVAAQLGYLDARKVVDWRQGRPALADWFEVVSKRGSMVASDPSAS